The following proteins are co-located in the Aggregatibacter aphrophilus ATCC 33389 genome:
- the ompA gene encoding porin OmpA: MKKTAIALAIAGLAAATVAQAAPQANTFYAGAKAGWASVHHGLGQFTDGNDGKIRRNSEAYGIFGGYQITDNLAVEAGYEYFGRAKVKYSDGDQFRHTAHGTTLALKGSYPVLDNLDVYGRAGAALIRSDYKQVNDGVADKYHNLKVSPVFAAGVEYAILPELALRAEYQWVSRVGNLGKAVRKTGEESDIRYSPDIGSVAVGLSYRFGQGVAPAPAPEVVSKTFNLNSDVTFAFGKANLKPQAQSVLDGIYGEIAQVNNANVKVSGYTDRIGSDAYNQKLSQRRAETVANYLVSKGVAQNAISAAGYGKANPVTGTKCDAVKGRKALIACLADDRRVEIAVNGSK; this comes from the coding sequence ATGAAAAAAACTGCAATCGCATTAGCTATCGCTGGTTTAGCAGCAGCAACAGTGGCACAAGCAGCGCCACAAGCAAATACATTCTATGCCGGTGCAAAAGCCGGTTGGGCTTCCGTTCACCACGGTTTAGGTCAATTTACTGACGGTAACGATGGTAAAATCAGACGTAACTCAGAAGCATACGGTATTTTCGGTGGTTACCAGATCACGGATAACTTAGCTGTTGAAGCCGGTTATGAATATTTTGGTCGCGCTAAAGTTAAATACAGCGATGGCGATCAATTTAGACATACCGCTCACGGTACCACTTTAGCCCTTAAAGGAAGTTACCCTGTATTAGACAACTTAGATGTTTATGGCCGTGCTGGTGCAGCTCTAATCCGTAGTGATTATAAACAGGTGAATGACGGGGTTGCTGATAAATATCATAACTTGAAAGTATCTCCTGTATTTGCAGCGGGTGTTGAATATGCAATTCTTCCTGAATTAGCATTACGTGCAGAATATCAATGGGTTAGCCGTGTAGGCAACTTAGGCAAAGCAGTAAGAAAAACTGGCGAAGAAAGCGACATTCGTTACTCTCCAGATATCGGTTCTGTAGCAGTTGGTTTATCTTACCGTTTCGGTCAAGGTGTAGCACCTGCTCCGGCTCCTGAAGTTGTAAGCAAAACTTTCAACTTGAACTCTGATGTAACTTTCGCGTTCGGCAAAGCTAACTTAAAACCACAAGCACAAAGCGTGTTAGATGGTATCTATGGTGAAATCGCGCAAGTTAACAATGCAAATGTTAAAGTTTCTGGTTATACAGACCGTATCGGTTCTGATGCTTACAACCAAAAATTATCTCAAAGACGTGCTGAAACCGTTGCTAACTACTTAGTATCTAAAGGTGTAGCACAAAACGCAATTTCTGCAGCTGGTTACGGTAAAGCAAATCCTGTTACCGGTACTAAATGTGACGCAGTTAAAGGCCGTAAAGCGCTTATCGCTTGTTTAGCTGATGACCGTCGTGTAGAAATCGCTGTTAACGGTAGCAAATAA